Below is a genomic region from Ziziphus jujuba cultivar Dongzao chromosome 7, ASM3175591v1.
GTGATCCGACAGGAGTAAAGGACAGCACGGAGCATATTCAAGCGCTACTCTTGGCGGCTACAGGACAAGGACCCAGTCCAGGTGCTCAAGGGGTAATGTCGGGGGCAGGAAGTGGACCCAGCCAAGGGAGCTTGACGGCTGGAGTTCCCAATAAAGCAGGGACGGCTGATTTTGAAGGTGGTACTTATAAGGTCAGCAAACCTGTCCAAGTACCGCCTGGAGGAAACATTGTGGTACGTACGGTAGCTAGCTCTTCCATTCcattacaaaaaaattgttGCTTAATTACTAATATCtaactataaatttgaaataaaaataaaaattaatttctaattgaaaCAGATTAAAGACGGAACAATCCAAGCCTCCAATGATTTTCCTCAAGGAGGCCCTGTGTTCGATGCATCGCCTAAACAAGCACCGCCTGCAGAAAACACAGAGAGCTTTGTGGATGAAGTTGAACCCGCACAGCTTTCTGATCCCGATCCATCATCCTTCAGCTTCGAATACGTCACCTTCCAAAACATCATGATCGACTCTAACCACCGGGGTGCAGGCATTTCTCTTTCAAACGCCCTTAGAACCAGCATTGAAAATGTCTACGTTGCCCATTTCAGTACTACCGGCATCAACGTCCACCCCTCCAGCTCTGAAACCTACATCAGCAACTCATTCCTCGGCCAGCATCCCACCGCCGGACGTGATCCTCACGAGGGGAACTTCACCGGAACCGCCATCAACCTCTCCGGCACCAACAATGCTCTCACCGACGTTGTCCTATTCTCTTCTGCAGTTGGGGTAGATGTATCAGGCCACGGTAACACTCTCTCTGGGGTACATTGCTACAACAAGGCCACTAGGTTTGGGGGCACCGGGATTTATTTGAGAAAGTCGGGTCTGGGTCAAAATCGGATCATAAATTCTTATTTAGACTATACCGGGATCGTTGCTGAAGACCCTCTCCAGCTTCACGTTTCCAACAGTTTCTTCCGTGGCGATGCTTTCGTGGCCCTTAAGTCAGTCAAAGGTGTGGTCAGCGGGGTCAACATTGTTGACAATACCTTTAGTGGGTCCAGCAAAGGAACTGGGATTGTCCAATTGCAGCAATCAAATGGacctttcaaaaaaattgatcaaGTTGTTGTGGACAGGAACAGCGTTGAGGGAATGAACAATAAGGCCACCGTTGCTAAAGGGGTTGTTCAAGGCAATGGGACCTCCTTTACAGTTGATTTTAATCCAGTTCTTTTGTTCCCAAATCGCATTAGGCATGTCCAGTACTCCTTGATTGCCACCAATGGGGCTTTCCCTAATCATGTTCTTCGCAGTGTGTCCAACAACCGTGTCGTGGTCGCCACCAACGTGCCAGTTTCAGCCACCGTGTTTGCCACCGTGGACCAAAACTAAACcagttttttgggttttggaccCTCCCaatacataaattaaataaatttggttttcCTTTCAAATCCTAAGTTCAATAATGCGTCCAAGATCTTACTTGCTGATCTGGCGGGTTAAGAAAGTAAGCACCTTagggcattttttttttttttatttttgggattgTATTCTGCTATttctacatatttttattttcattggagtgcattgtattttattagtattaccttttttttttttttttggtctttttggcCTGACAGGATTGTATTGCATTAATGTATGacaatatatatgattatattgTACTCTAATTTGAGGAGTTGTGTTTTTGTTGGCGTTGGATTCTCATTTGCTAATCTTTTTGTATTCACACCTGCTACAAAAATAAAGTAGGTTTTGACTAATTTGGACCTTAAGTTTGTTTTGCTACATATCAAACCCCCACCCTCGTGCCTGTCGAAGGCTTAGGTTTAACAATGCATCCAACATCTTACTAAGGATTAAGCAAGCATCTTAGATTCTTTTATTCTGCTGGATTGTgtcctatttatttttattttcattttgatttttattggagtgtatttatgtttttttttttttttatgcgtgAGCGAGAGAAATGGATTGTATTTTATGaccatatattatattgtataagaGTTGTACTTTTCTTGATGTTGAACATTAATGTGTTTAatcatttcatatttatatattacaatattgtcctattatatatgtatatataaatataaatatatatatatatatatatttttaacgaaATCATATTATACATTATTTGTTTCTaactatgatgatgatggtaatttcacataaaaaatacttaataatattttaacctatgaaaatataaaatataaatattttatataataataataaatatataggtGGCTCTCAGTATGTAATAGCTTTAATCACACGCTCGTTGTCTAGTTTAACCGTAAATTGTTTTCTGGTTGATCAGATTAAGGGTTTGTTAGCtactaatttataattttcttcttcttttactaAGCGAGAGGCTACTACGGTAGGACATGAGCTTGCCCATTATGCTTTAGATTTAGGTGATTACGAATTTTGGATGGAAGAGGGTCCTTCTTCGCTCTCTAACTTTATTCAATACGATATGTGTATTGCtactttgatttaataaaattatctccttttttttttttttttcttttttcaaatgtgtatatatatatatatatatgtacaaatattgaatgttttataaaaaatggttaatttaatttgttacaaTATGTCACCTATATGTAATTGTAGCATACAATCTCTTACTAACCTAACCGCATCTCACCtattaatatctttaatttcaaaagaatatatattaatattttttaacctCTAATAATTATtgctgattttttatttatttatttatttatatttgggtgtAAATATAGCACCGCATTAATAGTACAAAATGAACCTTACATGGAAAAATTACAGAGTGGCAAATTCATCCTACAAAAGCTGGTTCTTTAATTAAAGAGGCGTCTCCCCTATTTAAAAGTCATTAAACGAAAAAGAAGAtcctattaaataaaaaaaatcctccaccaattttttttttaaataaaaaaaaattattaagaagaaCAAGAGTACATCTCATCCTGGATTGTGGAAAGCAAGCAAGAAGGTGCGTCCTCTCTCCGAGATTGACTAGATGATAACAATAAAGAATGTGGAGCCAAAACATGAGCAGCTCAATTAGTACCCCAAGAAACATAATGACAGACAAATTGAGAACTTAAACACGACATCAGCTTGATATCCTTTTCCAGAAAATACTCAATGCCCAAATAGCTGTTAGGATCATTAATCAAATGAATAGCTTGGTGACAATCTGACACAACTTCACCACTAAAAAATCCCAATTGAATGCAAAAATCCAATGCTTTTCGTATGACCAACGATTCAATAAATAATGGAGTAACAAATTGTTGGAAAGGTTTCGCCGAAGATGCTCACACCTGTTCACACCAATCCTAAATTATCACTCCCACACCAGCCACCATATCTACTGCAGATATAGCACCATCCACATTGATTTTAAGACAACCTCGACGAGAGTTAATCAAATACGAGCAACTGTAATTCAAGTCTTGTTGATTCACGCACGtcaagaatttcttttttttttttttttaaaaagagagaataatctctgaaatttattaatcaatcatctccttataatcaacaaaatatacCTTAAATAGTAGAGGCTACAAGAAACCTTAGTgcctttataattattaaaattacattACATACGAAATTTGCTAAAAAAGACGAAAGTTTGCTGAAttggaaataaaaacaaagactaCTGTCTCATAATTCACGAGCAATTGAAGAAACTCAAATTGGACATTCATAGGATGAGATTTCTGCGAGTCAAAATATTTTCAGAAATagtaattttgactttttggagCCCTTAATGATGAAATTCCAGTATGCTACCCTATCTATCACCGGCTTTGACGGTGAGTTCGATTCATGGCATCGTTTCCCATCAAATTACGCTAAATGATTGCCAAAATCCCACATTTTCCGAAAGGCCAATAAGGGCACCAGCAGTAATCTACATTTATGATATTCAATGCGTTCCATATATTTTAATACTAAATGCACTGCATCAAACATTCACATGGGTGTACCCGTCTTACATCACGATGCACAGGGAACTTAGCATATCATCTCTCCATAGCTTGGCAAAATTCAATA
It encodes:
- the LOC125423702 gene encoding polygalacturonase QRT3, producing MEASKKAHQVMIIRKLVVMMALAAFNFISVPVMGDDYSPVGDFGRGSHKENMHKMQAFKASLMRGSRGFVSHSSAAPHSQPQPPKAWRRSSPTARVYYMSDFGGDPTGVKDSTEHIQALLLAATGQGPSPGAQGVMSGAGSGPSQGSLTAGVPNKAGTADFEGGTYKVSKPVQVPPGGNIVIKDGTIQASNDFPQGGPVFDASPKQAPPAENTESFVDEVEPAQLSDPDPSSFSFEYVTFQNIMIDSNHRGAGISLSNALRTSIENVYVAHFSTTGINVHPSSSETYISNSFLGQHPTAGRDPHEGNFTGTAINLSGTNNALTDVVLFSSAVGVDVSGHGNTLSGVHCYNKATRFGGTGIYLRKSGLGQNRIINSYLDYTGIVAEDPLQLHVSNSFFRGDAFVALKSVKGVVSGVNIVDNTFSGSSKGTGIVQLQQSNGPFKKIDQVVVDRNSVEGMNNKATVAKGVVQGNGTSFTVDFNPVLLFPNRIRHVQYSLIATNGAFPNHVLRSVSNNRVVVATNVPVSATVFATVDQN